The following are from one region of the Cytobacillus firmus genome:
- a CDS encoding SDR family oxidoreductase, translating into MNSLKGKVALVAGGTRGAGRGIAMELGAAGATVYITGRTTRKQTSEYGRKETIEETAELVNELGGTGIAVQVDHLIPNQVQSLIEKIEREQGRLDILVNDIWGGENLIEWDIPVWEHSMEKGMRMLRLAIDTHIITSHYALPLLIKNKGGLVVEVTDGTEEYNQHRYRVSLYYDLAKSSVIRMAKALAHELSPFDCTAVAVSPGWMRSEIMLEVFGVTEENWKDAAEKEPHFVISETPRYIGRAISAIAKDPDKNRLNGGSFSSGELAKMYHFHDLDGSQPEAFRYLVEVQEAGKPANAEGYR; encoded by the coding sequence ATGAATTCATTAAAAGGGAAGGTAGCGCTGGTAGCCGGCGGAACACGGGGAGCTGGCCGCGGCATCGCCATGGAACTCGGAGCTGCAGGTGCGACAGTGTATATTACAGGCCGTACAACACGAAAACAGACGTCGGAATATGGACGCAAGGAAACCATTGAAGAAACGGCTGAATTGGTCAATGAGCTGGGTGGAACTGGAATAGCTGTTCAAGTGGATCATCTCATACCGAATCAGGTGCAATCATTGATTGAAAAGATTGAGAGAGAACAAGGCAGGCTGGATATCCTCGTTAATGATATATGGGGAGGCGAAAATTTGATTGAATGGGACATTCCTGTCTGGGAGCATTCCATGGAGAAGGGAATGAGAATGCTTCGTCTGGCGATTGATACTCATATTATCACAAGTCATTATGCCCTTCCGCTTTTAATCAAAAACAAAGGGGGATTAGTAGTCGAAGTAACAGACGGAACAGAAGAGTACAACCAACATCGCTACCGGGTGTCTCTTTATTATGACTTGGCCAAAAGCTCTGTCATCCGTATGGCCAAGGCATTGGCCCACGAGCTTTCGCCTTTTGACTGCACCGCGGTTGCTGTTTCACCCGGATGGATGCGTTCAGAAATCATGCTCGAGGTGTTTGGGGTCACAGAGGAGAATTGGAAGGATGCTGCCGAAAAAGAGCCTCATTTTGTGATATCTGAAACACCAAGGTATATAGGACGGGCAATTAGTGCCATTGCAAAAGATCCTGATAAAAATCGGCTGAACGGCGGATCATTTTCAAGCGGGGAGCTGGCGAAAATGTATCATTTTCATGATCTGGATGGTTCTCAGCCGGAGGCTTTCAGATATCTGGTTGAGGTCCAGGAGGCGGGGAAACCGGCCAATGCTGAAGGATATAGATAG
- a CDS encoding type I restriction endonuclease subunit R: MFRFNEDELEQATLDWFQELGYEIAYGPDLSPGGESSEREDFSIVILKGRLTDALSRINKGVSFQVIEEAIRKLTIPQHPSLLLNNKAFHKMLTDGLDIEVRESDGRNATKKVWLFDFKEPEKNDFLVLNQFSIQEGSTNKRPDVIVFVNGLPLVVFELKSSTDENVGISHAYNQLQTYKNTIPSLFQYNSFMVISDGLNARAGTLTSDEERFMMWRTVDGKSIASNSIPQLEVLIKGMFGPKTLIDIIRNFILFQVSGEKVIKILGAYHQFHAVNKAVEEAKRASSEEGDRKIGVIWHTQGSGKSLSMVFYTGKLVQELNNPTIVVLTDRNDLDDQLHQTFSQSSELLRQSPKQAEDKGHLKELLKVESGGIIFTTMQKFAPDEGEETIDTLTDRKNVIVMADEAHRSQYGFEAQVQKSRSEANIKYGYAKYLRDALPNASFIGFTGTPVELSDKNTPAVFGNYIDIYDMTQAVEDGATVKIFYESRIIKLDLPEDLSLDEEYEEITENQELNEREKLKSKWSRLEALAGANERLKRLANDVVKHYESRQNAIFGKGMLVVMSRRIAIDLYKEIIKLRPDWHSDDDDKGVIKIVMTGSSSDPEDWQPFIGNKRRREYLAKRMKDNDDPLKLVIVRDMWLTGFDVPSMHTMYIDKPMKGHNLMQAIARVNRVFRDKPGGLVVDYIGIADNLKEALNQYTDSDKENAGIDTSVAVDILLEKYELIQDILYKHDYSKFNSEKPTERMKAIIETVDFVLGLGEEQKKQFLQLVTELGKAFALCSTEPAAQELNEEVGFFKAVKAGIIKLLPDGKKKKTQAQLDAQINQLISKSIISEEVVDIYDSLGLDKPDLSILSDRFLAEVKALPHKNLAVELLNRLLNGKVKHIQRRNLVQAKKFSDLLEGAIQKYNKRTIETSKVIEELIELAKEVNEAYQRGEESGLSQDEIAFYDALSSHETAKEVMGDDTLKAIAHELTKAIKDNMSIDWNLRSSARAKMRITVRRLLKKYGYPPDLQKFAVETVVEQAELMASYL; the protein is encoded by the coding sequence ATGTTTAGATTCAATGAGGATGAATTGGAACAAGCAACTCTCGATTGGTTTCAGGAATTAGGTTATGAAATTGCATATGGACCCGATCTTTCTCCCGGTGGGGAATCTTCTGAACGTGAAGATTTTTCAATAGTAATCCTAAAGGGGCGTCTTACTGATGCCCTTTCTAGGATCAACAAAGGGGTTTCTTTCCAAGTTATTGAAGAAGCGATTAGGAAGCTTACTATCCCCCAACATCCTAGCCTATTATTGAACAACAAGGCATTTCATAAAATGTTGACTGATGGTTTAGATATAGAAGTTAGAGAATCAGACGGACGTAATGCAACTAAAAAGGTATGGTTATTTGATTTCAAGGAACCTGAAAAAAATGACTTTTTGGTATTGAATCAATTTAGTATCCAAGAAGGTTCCACTAACAAACGTCCCGATGTTATTGTTTTTGTTAACGGCCTTCCTTTAGTTGTTTTTGAATTGAAGAGTTCGACTGACGAGAACGTAGGAATTTCCCACGCGTATAATCAATTACAAACTTATAAAAATACAATTCCATCTCTTTTTCAGTACAATTCTTTTATGGTTATAAGTGACGGACTAAACGCGAGAGCCGGTACATTAACTTCTGATGAAGAACGCTTTATGATGTGGCGAACTGTTGATGGTAAGTCTATTGCCTCGAATTCTATTCCACAGCTAGAAGTTTTGATTAAGGGAATGTTTGGACCTAAAACTCTAATTGATATTATCAGAAATTTCATATTGTTCCAAGTTAGTGGAGAGAAAGTCATTAAGATATTAGGTGCTTATCATCAATTTCATGCAGTGAATAAAGCAGTTGAAGAAGCAAAGCGAGCCTCATCAGAAGAAGGGGATCGAAAAATCGGTGTCATTTGGCATACACAAGGTTCAGGAAAAAGTTTATCAATGGTTTTTTACACAGGTAAGTTAGTTCAGGAGTTGAATAATCCAACCATTGTAGTTTTGACAGACCGCAATGACTTAGATGACCAATTACATCAAACATTCAGCCAATCAAGTGAACTCTTGCGCCAATCACCTAAACAAGCAGAAGATAAAGGGCATTTAAAGGAACTACTTAAGGTTGAATCCGGAGGTATTATTTTTACTACAATGCAAAAGTTCGCTCCTGATGAAGGAGAGGAAACAATTGATACACTTACTGATAGGAAAAATGTAATTGTTATGGCTGACGAAGCACATCGTTCACAATATGGATTCGAGGCTCAAGTTCAGAAATCAAGATCAGAAGCAAATATTAAATATGGTTATGCAAAGTATTTACGTGATGCATTGCCAAACGCTTCTTTTATAGGGTTCACGGGAACACCGGTCGAATTGTCTGATAAGAACACTCCTGCTGTTTTTGGTAATTATATTGATATCTATGATATGACTCAAGCAGTTGAAGATGGGGCGACTGTTAAAATATTCTATGAAAGCCGCATTATCAAGCTAGATTTACCAGAGGATTTAAGTCTTGATGAAGAATATGAAGAGATTACAGAAAATCAAGAATTAAATGAGCGAGAAAAACTGAAGTCTAAATGGTCACGTTTGGAAGCATTAGCAGGTGCGAACGAACGTTTAAAAAGATTAGCCAATGATGTCGTTAAACATTATGAGAGCCGACAGAATGCTATCTTCGGTAAAGGAATGTTGGTCGTTATGTCTAGACGGATCGCAATTGATTTGTATAAAGAGATCATTAAATTACGTCCTGATTGGCATAGTGATGATGACGATAAAGGTGTTATTAAGATTGTTATGACTGGTTCCTCAAGTGATCCAGAAGACTGGCAACCTTTTATAGGAAATAAACGAAGACGAGAGTACTTAGCCAAACGTATGAAGGATAATGACGATCCACTAAAACTAGTTATTGTTCGTGATATGTGGTTAACAGGATTCGACGTTCCTTCAATGCACACCATGTATATAGATAAACCTATGAAGGGTCACAATTTAATGCAGGCTATAGCACGTGTAAACCGTGTTTTTCGGGATAAGCCAGGTGGACTAGTGGTTGACTATATTGGGATTGCAGACAATCTGAAAGAAGCTCTAAATCAATATACAGATAGCGATAAAGAAAATGCTGGGATTGATACTTCTGTTGCTGTAGATATTTTATTAGAGAAGTATGAATTGATCCAAGACATTCTTTATAAACACGACTACAGCAAATTCAATTCTGAAAAACCTACAGAACGTATGAAAGCTATTATTGAAACTGTTGATTTTGTGTTGGGGCTAGGTGAAGAACAGAAGAAACAATTCCTTCAGCTTGTCACAGAATTAGGAAAGGCATTTGCTCTTTGTTCAACTGAACCGGCTGCTCAAGAGTTAAATGAAGAAGTAGGTTTCTTTAAAGCTGTAAAGGCAGGGATTATAAAACTACTTCCAGATGGTAAGAAAAAGAAGACACAAGCCCAACTAGATGCTCAAATAAATCAACTTATTTCTAAATCAATCATTTCAGAAGAAGTTGTAGATATCTATGATTCACTGGGACTAGATAAACCTGATCTTTCAATTCTTTCTGATCGATTTTTAGCAGAAGTTAAAGCGCTGCCACATAAAAACTTGGCAGTTGAGCTGCTAAATCGTTTATTAAATGGGAAAGTGAAACATATCCAACGTCGGAACCTTGTGCAAGCTAAAAAGTTCTCGGACCTTTTAGAGGGTGCTATACAAAAGTACAATAAACGCACCATAGAGACATCTAAGGTTATTGAAGAATTGATCGAGCTTGCAAAGGAAGTTAATGAAGCTTATCAACGTGGAGAAGAGAGTGGTTTATCTCAAGATGAGATAGCGTTCTATGATGCCTTATCATCCCATGAAACAGCTAAAGAAGTTATGGGTGATGATACCCTTAAAGCTATTGCTCATGAGCTAACTAAGGCTATCAAGGACAATATGAGTATTGACTGGAATTTACGCTCATCAGCAAGAGCAAAAATGAGGATAACTGTTAGAAGATTATTGAAGAAGTATGGATATCCACCTGATCTCCAAAAGTTCGCAGTTGAAACTGTGGTAGAGCAGGCTGAACTGATGGCATCTTATTTATAA
- a CDS encoding DUF1456 family protein, producing MDNNDILIRLRYALEIKNSEMAEIFKLGGTEVSVPEVVRILKKSDDEEENDSQIILTNSMLNSFFNGFIIYKRGRQEPKPGQTNTPEPTIENYSNINNILLKKIKIALSLTTEDMLDIFKKAGLNVSKGELGAFLRKEGHKNYKVCLDNFARNFLKGLTIKYRG from the coding sequence ATGGATAATAATGATATATTAATTCGATTGAGATATGCGTTAGAAATCAAAAATAGTGAAATGGCAGAGATCTTTAAACTTGGAGGAACTGAAGTGTCAGTACCAGAGGTGGTAAGGATTCTCAAAAAGTCTGATGATGAAGAAGAAAATGACAGCCAAATAATATTGACAAATAGTATGTTAAATTCTTTTTTTAATGGCTTTATTATCTATAAAAGAGGTAGACAGGAGCCGAAACCAGGTCAAACAAATACGCCAGAACCGACCATTGAAAATTATTCAAACATAAACAATATCCTTTTAAAGAAAATCAAAATCGCTTTGTCCTTAACAACAGAGGACATGTTAGATATATTCAAAAAAGCTGGATTAAACGTATCAAAAGGTGAGCTCGGGGCCTTTTTAAGAAAAGAAGGTCATAAAAATTATAAAGTTTGCTTAGACAATTTTGCCAGAAACTTCTTAAAAGGACTAACGATCAAGTATAGGGGATAA
- a CDS encoding DUF4179 domain-containing protein: MLLIIPAKNKPVLPLTISVKEIESIVEWFDQHQRSLYILGWSYLGNQLKIEELFYRAILQVHKELPKFKNSTSFELRVLSIFIRICRELSIENSLIASEESVFHALQQLKEQEREVLVLTYIKGISREETAQLLQLSSEQIKGFLFSGFQLLRKGLGNGEDYQGCNEYQKLYVNYLERKLERPRKIDFEMHIYHCHNCQDDLASLQETILNFSETIETFSIPAGFIENVKERVSQRENLLKQKKTKRKRIGLISASVLVFFMCTGFFTGIFSKVYFSLTEENQELRIFLQEDLGERLGLEAESNGVKIKIKSVIADEIQTLIFYEIEDANENNQYMINIDDGIFIEDEMKIMAANTYPMYIPPEMESDLNKKEKNIYHGKMSLRPLKENEATIQLNINKIMKLKRNSSDSFVNMEPEEGKWNFDIPVTKSPSIEYALNEEVEIEGIAVLIDKLILAPTGTILQYGLKNEQPEKRIDMINFKNLEINKKVAEADLYGNSYVHAQPDLRWSKFQAHFKPLFEKETDEVKVRFDSVYLSIVDNKTIALNASKEYPQTFEYAGSTISIDKVEMGQSATVVFSNYEIKNRAYESLHYNLVTEEGDDFSMEMDHEGIIIDQNGKEYDMKKITPKIYEEIEQPRHFFTVQSTQIHGKKVTPKSLEIYGYSTTKYLDDEIELETELIEAGT, translated from the coding sequence ATGCTCTTGATCATCCCAGCAAAAAATAAACCTGTTTTACCCTTGACGATAAGTGTAAAAGAAATAGAATCCATTGTTGAATGGTTCGATCAGCATCAGCGATCCCTCTATATACTCGGCTGGTCCTATCTGGGGAACCAACTTAAAATTGAGGAGCTATTTTATCGTGCCATTTTACAGGTGCATAAGGAGCTGCCGAAGTTTAAGAACAGCACATCATTTGAACTGCGGGTTTTATCTATTTTTATTCGTATCTGCAGGGAGCTTTCTATTGAAAATAGTTTAATAGCTTCAGAGGAAAGTGTATTTCATGCACTGCAGCAGTTAAAAGAGCAGGAAAGAGAGGTGCTGGTCTTAACCTATATAAAAGGAATCTCCAGAGAGGAAACCGCACAGCTTCTTCAATTGTCATCTGAACAGATAAAGGGGTTTTTATTTTCAGGGTTCCAATTGCTCAGAAAAGGATTGGGAAATGGAGAGGACTATCAGGGCTGCAATGAATACCAAAAGCTTTATGTAAATTACCTGGAAAGAAAACTGGAACGGCCGCGGAAAATCGATTTTGAAATGCATATCTATCATTGCCATAACTGCCAGGATGATCTGGCATCTCTGCAGGAAACCATCTTGAACTTCTCTGAAACCATTGAGACATTCAGCATACCTGCAGGTTTCATAGAAAACGTAAAAGAACGAGTCTCACAAAGGGAAAATCTCCTTAAACAAAAAAAGACTAAGCGTAAAAGAATTGGACTTATTTCAGCAAGTGTCCTCGTCTTCTTCATGTGCACAGGTTTTTTCACCGGGATTTTTTCGAAAGTCTATTTCTCATTGACAGAAGAAAATCAGGAGCTGCGCATTTTTCTCCAGGAGGATTTAGGTGAAAGGCTCGGGCTGGAAGCTGAAAGCAATGGGGTTAAAATAAAGATTAAGAGTGTAATTGCTGATGAGATTCAAACTCTTATTTTTTATGAAATAGAAGATGCCAATGAGAACAATCAATATATGATTAACATTGATGATGGCATTTTTATTGAGGACGAAATGAAAATAATGGCGGCAAATACCTATCCTATGTATATACCGCCAGAAATGGAGTCAGATCTTAATAAAAAGGAAAAGAACATTTATCATGGGAAAATGAGTCTGAGGCCGCTGAAAGAAAATGAAGCCACCATTCAGCTCAATATTAATAAGATTATGAAATTAAAACGAAACTCTTCAGATTCATTTGTGAATATGGAACCGGAAGAAGGGAAGTGGAACTTTGACATTCCTGTTACAAAAAGTCCCTCCATCGAGTATGCATTGAATGAAGAAGTTGAAATTGAGGGGATAGCAGTCTTGATTGATAAACTAATCCTTGCTCCAACAGGAACAATTCTGCAATATGGGCTCAAAAATGAACAGCCGGAGAAGCGGATTGACATGATCAATTTTAAAAATCTGGAAATTAACAAAAAAGTAGCTGAAGCTGATTTATACGGGAACTCATACGTGCATGCACAGCCTGATTTAAGATGGAGCAAGTTCCAGGCGCATTTTAAACCACTATTTGAAAAAGAAACCGATGAAGTCAAAGTTCGATTCGATAGTGTTTATTTGTCAATTGTAGACAATAAAACGATTGCCCTTAATGCTTCGAAGGAATATCCGCAAACCTTTGAATATGCGGGCAGTACCATTTCAATAGATAAGGTGGAAATGGGTCAGTCTGCTACTGTTGTTTTCAGCAATTACGAAATTAAGAATCGGGCGTATGAATCACTTCATTACAATTTGGTGACTGAAGAAGGTGATGATTTCTCAATGGAGATGGATCATGAAGGAATTATTATAGATCAAAATGGAAAAGAGTATGATATGAAAAAGATTACGCCAAAAATATACGAAGAAATTGAGCAGCCCCGCCACTTCTTTACTGTTCAAAGTACACAGATACATGGCAAGAAAGTGACTCCTAAATCACTGGAGATTTATGGGTATAGCACGACGAAATATTTAGATGATGAAATAGAGCTGGAAACTGAGCTGATAGAAGCAGGTACCTGA
- a CDS encoding restriction endonuclease subunit S, with translation MKYNIKTLGDCVELVIDYRGKTPKKLGGDWSEVKDGYRALSAKNIKEQKLVNKDSIRYLSEELYRKWMKEEVIKGDLLLTSEGPLGESLLWDSDEKIVLSQRLFAIRPKKEVLYPKFLAAFAQSSFFRYELEARATGTTVLGIRQPELLKTKLILPPMEVQKFIGDLHYNINSKLRANEEIIDQLESIAQSLFENWFINFEFPNEEGKQYKSSEGDMVDSELGKIPKGWKIWSLNELVDNISQSIKKKEKKQAIFLNTSDILEGEFLHSNYSDTSQMPGQAKKLIQKDDILYSEIRPANKRFAYVDFDAKDYVVSTKLMVLRTKQEIFSSKCLYLFLKNIKTIEQLQRAAESRSGTFPQITFKEISLFKFALPEKGFFDGNYKILEHLVDLQLNLIRENQVFRSLRNTLIPKLLSGEIQIPLEKEEILNV, from the coding sequence ATGAAATATAACATTAAAACATTAGGGGACTGCGTTGAACTTGTTATTGACTACAGGGGTAAGACACCAAAAAAGCTAGGTGGCGATTGGTCAGAAGTCAAAGATGGATATAGGGCTCTTTCGGCTAAAAATATTAAAGAACAAAAGTTGGTTAATAAAGATTCCATACGATACTTAAGTGAAGAATTATATCGAAAGTGGATGAAAGAAGAAGTGATTAAAGGGGATCTTTTATTAACTTCTGAAGGCCCATTAGGTGAATCGTTACTTTGGGATAGTGATGAAAAAATTGTTCTTAGCCAAAGACTATTTGCAATCAGACCAAAAAAAGAGGTATTATACCCTAAATTTCTTGCAGCATTCGCACAGTCAAGTTTCTTTAGATATGAATTAGAAGCCCGTGCAACTGGCACTACTGTCTTAGGAATAAGACAACCGGAATTATTAAAAACAAAATTAATATTGCCTCCTATGGAAGTTCAGAAGTTTATTGGTGATTTACACTATAATATCAACTCAAAGTTGAGAGCTAATGAGGAAATTATTGACCAACTAGAATCTATAGCACAATCATTATTTGAAAATTGGTTTATAAATTTCGAGTTCCCGAATGAGGAAGGGAAACAGTACAAATCATCTGAAGGAGACATGGTTGATAGTGAATTAGGTAAGATACCAAAAGGTTGGAAAATATGGTCTCTTAACGAATTGGTGGATAATATCTCTCAATCGATTAAAAAGAAAGAGAAGAAGCAAGCCATATTTTTAAATACCTCCGATATATTAGAAGGTGAATTTCTTCATTCTAATTACTCTGATACAAGTCAGATGCCAGGACAGGCAAAAAAATTAATCCAAAAAGATGATATTTTATATAGCGAAATTCGACCTGCCAATAAGAGATTCGCATATGTAGATTTTGATGCAAAAGATTATGTTGTCTCAACAAAACTAATGGTCTTAAGGACAAAACAGGAAATTTTTTCAAGCAAGTGTCTATATTTGTTTTTGAAAAATATTAAGACTATTGAACAATTACAACGAGCGGCAGAGTCCAGATCAGGAACTTTTCCACAAATTACTTTTAAGGAAATTTCGTTATTTAAATTTGCATTACCAGAAAAAGGTTTTTTTGATGGGAATTATAAAATCCTAGAGCATCTTGTAGATCTACAACTGAATTTAATAAGAGAAAATCAAGTATTTCGAAGTTTAAGGAATACGTTAATTCCAAAACTTCTTTCCGGAGAAATACAAATTCCTTTGGAAAAGGAGGAGATATTAAATGTTTAG